The genomic DNA GATAGTATTGGCCTGAGCAGTAAAAGCGCTCATGGCGAGTACGATGAATAACAGTTTTTTTGCCATGCGGCCACACATCCTTTTGTCATCACTATTACGATTTTGATATTAGTGGTTTACGGTAGACTGTTTCGGTTATGTATTCAGCCTAACAGCGGACCACAGTGTTTAGCTTCCGACTAACTAACTAACTAACTTACTAACTAACTTAATTAGCTCGTGGTTTGGTGAACTTATTGACTTAAGCAGATTAGCATGTTTTTTAGCTACGTAACTAAGACATAACCCTTGCTCGTTAGCGGAAAGTTGATACACAGCCATCATGCTTAAATAACAATATAGCAACAATAGCGTCGAAAAAATAATGATATTGATTCAATATCATTCAATATGATGTAATTTTATCGATAAAACCAGTTTTTTGACAACAGAAATTTCAATAAAAAATAATATTTGTTTTGTTATTTAATGGGCTTAAGCTGAAACTGGATAATTTCATAGGTGGTGGCTAATTCGAATGACGAGAAAATAGCACGTTGTCGATTAAGCGCGTTTTACCGAGATACGCGGCCGCAATAACAATTAGCTTAGTGTCTGCTGCCGTCGCTTGGTGTAAGGTGTTTGCATTTCTCACTTGGAGATAATCGGGCGTAAAACCAGCACTAATCAAGTCTCGTTCAGCTTTCGTGATAGCTTGTTGTGCTGCTTCACCGTGTTGAATAGCGTGAATAATATTATCTAATACTTGTTTTAATCTTGCTGCCAAGTATTTTTCATCGGCGGTTAAATAGCCGTTACGAGAACTCATGGCTAGACCCGATTTTTCTCGGATAGTCTCGACACCAATTACGTCAATTGGCATCGATAAATCTTCAACCATGGTTTTGATGATCATCAATTGTTGAAAATCTTTACGGCCGAACAAGGCAATGTCAGGTTGCACAATATTGAACAGTTTGGTGACTATGGTTGCCACACCACGAAAATGCCCTGGGCGGCTTGCACCACATAATTGATCGCCAATGTCGGGTACTTCAACAAATGTTTGTTGTGCTAACCCTTTGGGATACATGATCTCAGGTGTTGGAGTGAAGAGTATTTCTGTTCCGGCAACCATAAGCAGCTCGCTGTCTTGTGCGAGTGTGCGAGGATAATTGTCTAAATCTTCGTTGGCACTAAACTGCATAGGATTAACAAAAATAGATACCACCACATGGTCTGCACGCTTTTTGGCTTCATCTACTAAGGCGATGTGACCTCGATGCAAATTGCCCATTGTTGGCACAAAAGCAACCGTTTCGCCCTTGCGGCGCCAAGCATTAACGTGTTCACGAATGGTTGAAATAGCGGAGGTGGTAATCATTTTCTGTTCAAACCTTAATGGAAAAACAATGCCGTTATTTAATGCGCATTATGAATTAAATGTGTGCTCTTCAGCTGGAAAAGTGCCGTTTGCTACTTCATCAATATACGCTTTAATAGCGGTACGAATTTCACCTGTTTGTTTAAGGTAGTTTTTTGAAAAACGAGGAATATAGCCACTGGAAATGCCTAACACATCATGCATAACAAGAATTTGGCCATCAGTGTCTGCACCTGCGCCAATACCGATAACGGGAATGGTTAGCGCTTCAGTAATGGCTTTAGCCAGCGAAGCCGGAATACATTCAACCACTAATAATTGCGCGCCTGCAGCTTGTATTGCTTTGGCTTCATCTAGAATACGTTGAGCACTATCAACATCGCGACCTTGCACTTTAAATCCGCCAAACACGTGCACCGACTGCGGGGTTAATCCTAGGTGAGCACATACTGGAATGCCACGTTCGGTTAACATTTTTACGCTTTCAAGTAGCCAATGTCCGCCTTCTAATTTAACCATACTGGCACCCGCCTGCATTAGCGTTGTAGCATTAGTCATGGTTTGTTCTGGGGTGCTATAACTCATAAACGGCATGTCCGCGATGAGCAATGCACGCGAAACGCCTCGTTTGACACAAGCTGTATGGTAAGCAATATCGGCAATCGTTACCGGTAAGGTATCATTATGGCCTTGAAGCACCATACCAAGTGAATCACCTACTAAAAGTACATCCACACCTTCGCTGTCAAAGGCGCCGGCAAAACTGGCGTCATAGGCCGTTAATGCGGTGAACTTTTTACCTTCTTGTTTGAACTTGATTAGGGTCGAACTGGTGACTTTTGACATAATAGACTCTTAAAACAATATTGAAATACTAAAAGCCGAGCTTAATGTTCTGGCCGTTAAGATCAACTTAAATCGATAAGTTTTTGCAATTCATCACGCATTTTCACACTAATAAGACTTTCAAGGCTTGTATTGCAAGGCAATGTTAGCGATGGCGCGATGTCTGCCAATGGTACTAACACAAAACTGCGTTGCTTCATGCCGTAATGAGGCACACAGAGTCGAGGTTTGCTTATGTGTTGATTACCATACAGTAACAAATCTAAATCTAGGGTGCGAGGTCCCCAGCGCTTAAGCCGAACACGCCCTTGGTGTTGCTCGATATCTTGCAAGGCATCAAGTAATTCAATCGGCAATAGGGTGGTATGAAACCCAGCGACAGCATTGACATAATCTGGCTGAACAACATCACCCATAGGCTTGGAACGATAATAAGCTGAGACCACAAACGTGTCGTTTACCGCCAATGCTTTTAGCGCCGTTACTGCAACATTGAGTTGTTGTATTGGCTCGGCTAAATTAGCGCCTAAGGCGACATAAACTTGAACCGCCATGGTGGTTATTCTTCCGCAGGCTTGGCTGCTGGTTTACGACGACGCTTACGCTGTGGTGCATTTCTGTTGCGACTATTACTGCTTTTGACACTTTTAGCTATGTCGCTACGGTCAGTTTCATCTGCTTCTACAAACGTTGTCCACCACTGAGCTATCTTGGCGGTATTGCCCGCTTCAGCTTCACCACGCAGTAGTAGCAAATCGTAAGCGGCTCTAAATTTAGGATGTTCTAGCAGTTTAAATGCCCGCGTGCCTTGACTCCGTTCTAAGCGCAGTTGCAGCTGCCAAATGTCGCGGGCAGGGGTACTAAAGCGTCGTGGTAAGCTAATCGTTAGGCATTGTTGTTCAAGCACATCACCCATAGCGGCAACATGTGCATCGTAGTGGGTTAACCCGCTTTCAATGGCAATATCATCGGCTCGGTATTTTACCGGATACCACAATATGGCAGCAAAGAAAAATGCTGGGGTAACCGTTTTATCCTCATTAACACGGATATCGGTATTACGCATAACGGCTTGCAGCATTTTGGCGGCATGTCCTTTAGGCGACTCTTCAATGAGTGCGCTGACCTGTGCAAACAAGGGTGCGAATAAACCAAAGCGTTGCATCATGTTATAATTGGCTTCAGCTTTGCCGGCAAAAAACAGTTTTAACACTTCTTCATACATGCGTGCTGCAGGGATATCTTTTAATAATGGTGCGAGTGCTTTAATTGGGGCCGCGGTAACGGCGTCGATTTGCATATCAAGTTTAGTGGCAAAACGAACGGCGCGCAGCATGCGGACAGGGTCTTCGCGATAACGGGTATCGGGGTCGCCAATAAGCTTAATCGTCCGAGCCTTGAGATCGTCTATTCCACCGCCATAGCTGCGAATAGAATAGTCGCTGATGTCGTAGTACAGCGCGTTAATAGTGAAGTCACGACGTTCAGCATCTTCATCAATTTCGCCGTAGACATTGTCACGCAGTAAACGCCCTTCAGCATTTGATTTCGATACGTTGTCGTTTGTTTCACTGTGGTGGCCGCGGAAAGTGGCCACTTCAATGACGTCACGCCCAAAAACGATATGTGCCAGTCTAAAGCGACGACCAACTAAACGGCAGTTACGGAATAGTTTTTTAATGTCGTCTGGCGTGGCGTTAGTCACAACGTCGTAATCTTTCGGTTGAAGGCCTAATAAAATATCACGCACACCCCCACCGACTAAATAAGCTTTATAGCCTGACCTATTAAGACGATAGAGCACTTTGAGTGCGTTCTCACTAATTTGGCGACGTGAAATCGAATGGCCATCTCTGGAGATGATATCCAGACGTAAGCCATCTTCTTGAATGGGGTCTTCAAGTACTGGAGCTACTTTGTTGTCTTCAAATAGCTGTTTACAGAATTGGCTAATACGGCGAAAAATAATACACCTCGAAATGCTAGAATAATTTGATTAAAAATCTGGCGGGTATAATACATTAAATGTGACCAAATGAGTACACATGTCGCGGGGCTAAAATGGGCTTAATGCAATCTTAATGCAATCATGTACGCCGAACGATGACGATACTTAGTTGTTTGTTGTCGTTAAGACAATTTCTTTTTGTGCTGGAATGGTACTTAGGTCAAATTGTTCTATTGCCTGTTTAAGCATGACCTCTACCGAATCTACATCAACCATTTGTTGGCCTAAAAAGGCAAGAGCAGCATTAATACTGGCTTGTGGGCGAATGATATCGATGGCGGGCGCGTGATTCTGCTTTGATAATTTAACGCCTTTTTGTGCACAGACTAGCGGTAAATGAAGCCAATCAGGTGGGGTAGCATTTAATTGAGTAAATAAACTTATTTGCCTGCAACTGGCTTCAAGTAAATCACAACCTCTGACGACTTCAGTGATACCTTGATAAGCATCGTCGAGCACAACGGCGAGCTGGTATGCAAATAAACCATCGCTGCGTTTAATCATAAAATCTTCTTCGGCGAAGGTGTTATCGACCAGTACATGGCCTTGAAGCTGGTCAATAAAGCGATCGATTTTAGCGTAATTTCTAATCCGGATCGCACCTTGTGTCAACTTAGGCTGCAGTCGGCCACAATGGCCATCGTATACACCACCATTGGCTTGGATCATCTTACGTGTGCATTGGCAATAATAAGCATCATCGCTGGCAATGAGTTGGTCTATTTTATCTTGATAAGCCTGATGACGTTGATGTTGAAATAGTGCAGTGCCATGCCAATGCAAACCGTAGGCATCAAGTGTGCGGAGGATATTATCGCTTGCACCTTGGACTTCTCGTGGGGGATCGATATCTTCTATGCGGACCAGCCATTGGCCTTGCAGACTGTGGGCGCGAAGATAACTGCCTAATGCAGCCGTGAGTGAACCGAAATGCAGTGGACCTGAAGGTGATGGTGCAAAACGTCCAACGTAGGAAGTGATACTCATGTTATTTTGTGGAGTATTTTTTATTCATTAATATCGCACTGTCATTACCGTCACTTACATGTGATGTGACTAAATTACAAAGCAAATAGGGCGAGATAATCTCGCCCTATTGGTAACGGGTTAACCCGCCATTTGTTTTTCTCTTATTTCTGCAAGTGTTTTACAGTCGATACATTGATCGGCTGTTGGGCGAGCTTCGAGACGGCGGATACCTATTTCGACACCACATGAGTAACAGAAGCCAAAATCGTCTTCTTTGATTAACCGTAAAGTTTTCTCAATCTTTTTGATCAGTTTACGTTCTCTGTCACGAGCTCGTAATTCTAAGCTGAATTCTTCTTCTTGTGCTGCACGATCTACAGGATCAGGAAAGTTTGCAGCTTCATCTTGCATGTGAGTTAACGTACGGTCGACTTCTTCACGCAATTGGTTACGCCATGCATCGAGGATCAATGTAAAGTGACCACGTTGCTTGATATTCATATACTCTTCACCAGCGGATTCCTGGTAAGGATCTACTCCGGCGATAGCGAGTACGCCAAGTTTTTTCGTGCCTTCAGGCATAACGCATCTCCTGTAATCATTTGCGTTTTAAGGGCGTCTAAAATTTATCGCCGCTATCTATAGCAGAAACTCTATGGCTAGGCAAATTTTTTACTCAGTATTTGAGTTTTTTTATCTACACCATCACTTTACAAGGGGTGGTGATAAGGCTTCCCTGAGATGAACATTGTGTCTTATATGCTAGCACTTCAACGCCATTTGATACTGCTTGTTGAAGTAAGTCTGCGTACTGAGGGTCAATATGTCGTGCGGGTCTAACACTTGTTATGCCACTGTGTTGTACCACAAACAATAATATCGCACGATGTCCTAATGCCACCATGTGGCTCAGCTCCCGCAGATGCTTTTGTCCTCGCGTGGTCACGGCATCAGGGAAATAACCCTCTTGGCCTTCTAGCAAAGTACAACTCTTCACTTCAATATAGCACTCAGGTCGGTTTTGGCTAGTGAGCAAAATATCAATACGGCTATTTTCATTACCATATTTTACTTCACGTTTTAATTTGTCATAACCTTGCAGTTCAGTGATAACTTGCTTATGGATTGCTTCTTCTGCTAACGCATTGGCACGATTGGTATTAATACCAATCAGCTGTTGCTGATCTGTCTGCATAATTTCCCAGGTGTGGGCATATTTACGTTTTGGATTGTCTGAGGTGGAAAACCACACCTTTTCACCTGGAAATAAACAATTTTTCATTGACCCCGTATTAGGGCAATAAATCGTGATCGCTTGGCCATTTGGTAGCATGATATCGGCGAGAAAACGTTTATAACGTTTAATTAATACACCTGATTCTAATTCGGGGGTAAATTTCATCGATTACTCATTTAATGAGTTGATTTACAACAATGCTAACAAACTTTAGCGTGGTTTATCGATTATGTTTTGTCTACACTACTGCCATTAACTCGTGGTTAAGCGCGAGTATTGGTGTTATTAGACTTACAACAAGGGATTATTATGGACATTATGACAGTTACTCTCACCACCCAAGCCCCTGCTGCTCATTGGGGTAAGGCTGATGTGACCTTCCAAGGCGCTCAAGCGGCGATCCATTTATCTGGCAACGATGAACTGCGCCAAGTGCAAATGGCAGCAAGGAAAGTGCGTAATCAAGGTATTAATTATGTGCAATTAGACGGTGACTTGTGGAATTTACATTCACAGTGGGCATTTGCGCAAGGTTTTGCGACGGCTAAAGCGGGATACGAAGTGAACTGGTGTGGCAGTGATGCAGATAAAGCAACGTTGAAACAACGTGCTGAAGCGGCCCTGTTTGCCCGTAAGTTGATTAATGATACACCTGAAGATTTATCGCCAGTCGGTTTAGCAACACAAGCAGCTGCTTGGTTAAAACATATTGGTGGCGATCATGTCAGCTTCAGTATTGTTGAAGGCCAAGAATTATTAGCGAAAAAATGGGTCGGTATTCATGCTGTGGGTCGTGGTAGTGAACGTCCTCCTGCATTATTAGAACTCGATTTTAATCCATTGGGAGCCGATGCCCCGGTATCGGTTGCCCTAGTAGGCAAAGGTATTACTTTTGACTCAGGTGGTTATAGCCTTAAGTCATCAGAAGGTATGTTAGCGATGAAATGTGACATGGGTGGCGCCGCCACCGTCACTGCGGCATTGGGATTAGCGATGAAGGCGGGTTTGAATAAACGCGTAAAGCTATTTCTATGCTGTGCGGAAAACTTAATCAGTGGTCGTGCCTTTAAATTAGGTGATATCTTAACTTATAAGAATGGCACCACGGTTGAAATCGTCAATACCGATGCAGAAGGGCGCTTAGTCTTGGCTGATGGTTTACAAGCAGCATCAGAAACGGGTGCAGGCTTAATTATCGATGCGGCAACCTTAACCGGTGCAGCAGTGATGGCCGTGGGTTCAAATTATAATGCGATTTTTTCACCACAAACGGCAACATTACAATTAGCACAGCAGCGCGCGGCAGCAGTATCAGAAAATGTATGGCCATTGCCGTTAGATGAATGGCATAAAGATATGTGTCCATCAGCCTATGCTGATACCGCCAATAGCAGACCAGTCAAAGGTGGTGGCGCGGGTGGGGCATCAAATGCGGCCGGTTTTTTATGGCGCTTTGTGTCACCACAAGCTAACTGGTTACACGTAGACTTAGCTGCCGCATTTGAATCATCTGCCTCTGCATTATGGGCAGCAGGCGCGACCACCCATGGTGTATTGACCATAGCTGAATTATTAAAAGACTAGTTATTTTGTTTTAAACGTAATAAAAACCGTCGTTCACGTATTGTGGCGACGGTTTTTTATTTTTTGTGCAGTAACGGCCAACTTTTGAGGACTGAATAGTTAATTTGCTCCGAGCAATTTATGGATTGGTACAAATGTAAATGTGTCGGCGTTAACTGTAAGTTTGTCATGCATCCCAATATGGGTAAATCCGTCATGCTAACATGACGAAATAAGCTAATGTGTGGCGTGTATTGGTGCTGGCTGATGAATAAGTTGTGGTGTTTGGCAATCGATGTAAGCGATTGTGCCATGGCTAATAGCGGTTCGCTTGCTTGTCCTTTTAAACAGATTAACTGTGCTGATTGCCATAAAGCTAGGGTATCAAGCTGTTGATTAAAAATAGATTTAGGCATCAACCCAATCGCATCGATGACACTGGCGTAACGGGTAGGATCTACCGGACCTAAAAATCCAAGAGTCATGTGTAAATTGGTGTTGTTTATGGTCTTCGCATCATTGTTCAAAAATAGCTTAACCCTATGCTGTAGCGTAGATATTTGTTCTATTTGTGATTTTTTTAAGCTAAAACCGACAAACAATCTTCGCGAAGAGGTGGTTTGCATTCGGTTATCCTTAATTAGTAATAAGTTGTAACCCTAACCCGAATCGATTATCAATACAGCATGATATAAACATATATCGTTATTTGTGAGTGACTAAACTACACTTAGGCTAATGTTAACGATAATATAGCGCATGTTTTTTTATTCCCAAGCAAATTGAATTGCTAACCTTGACTGAGTTGATGAATGGCCAATAGTACCCAGCAACTATTGAAAAGTGTTTTTACAAATGGACCTATTGAAGGCAATAATACTTCGGTGTTATCACTGCTTAATCAGGCACTACAATTAGTCTGTGAAAGGCTAGAATGCAGTGCAGCATTTGTGCTGACGAGTCAATACGATAAATTATTTGCGGTTGATACTGATATTATCGATACGTTAGAGCAACAATGTGTCAGTCATTTTGGTGCTTCACCTGCATCTGAGGCCCTGTTTAGCCAACATTTACAAGATAATCGATCACTGTGCAGCTCCTTATTTTATAATCATCAACCCATCGTCTATACCTGTTCCCCTGAACAATGTTTTACTGCAGCCGACGAAAACCCAATATTAATTCCGCTTCTAGACACACTGACGACCCTGGATATTGATTGTAAGCACCTTGCTCTAAGTCCCGTTTTACACGTTGGCAATGTCAAAGTTGTTTTAGGGACTTTGTGTGTATCAGATGCTAATCATGATGTTTGTCAGCATGAAAATCCTTGTGCCTTTGTACAAAAGTTACTCGATGATACCGCATATGAATTGGCCTCTTCACTTGAGTTACGTCGTTTAGCCGTAGTTCTTGATAATAAAGATAAACAGTATCAAGAACTGTTTCAATTATTGCCGATGGCCTGTGCGCTGATTGATCTACACAATAATGTGGTACTGCAAAATGATGTGAGTAAACATAATTTGCCCATTACCATAGGGCAGAGTTTATTTGATTTGTTACTTAAAGATGATCATCCTCTGCTCCTAGATACATTGCATATTGTCCGAGAAGGTATTTTACGCCAAGCCTGGTGTGAAGTGCCGCTGCGAAATGGCGTTCAAATCCACTGGTATAAGTTTAGCTTTTGCCATGCGCTTAATAAACAGCAACAGTTATTGTTAATGATTGAAGATGTTACCGAGCGCTATCGACTTGCCGATGAATTATCGTTCCATTCAAATCATGATGTGCTGACCGGACTCCCTAATCGGCTACAGTTTGAAAATATGCTCGAAGAGTTATTAAACGACGAAGATCATCCACCGGCATGTATTGCCTTTCTCGATCTCGATCAGTTTCAGGTGGTGAATGATCTTAGTGGCCATCAAGCGGGCGATTTGTTATTGCAACAAGTGGCTACGCGGTTAAAACAATTATTGCGTAAAGGAGATATCGTCGCACGTTTAGGCGGTGATGAGTTTGGCTTATTGATGCTCCACTCAGATATGTCATCAGCACAACAAGTTGCCAAGCGGATTTGTCAGCAATTGTTTGATCATGAATTTATTTGGAAAGGTGTTAAACACAATATCAGTGCCAGCATTGGTATGGCCAAAGTCAATTATGTTGATCCAGATATATATGGTGTGATGAGTAAGGCTGATGCCGCTTGTCGATTAGCTAAAGAAGAAGGCCGTAACCGTTGGCATTTTTATAATCCTGACGATCCGCAAATGCACATTATGTATAACCAAATGCTTGCATCTGTTGATATTACTGGCGCGCTAGCATTGGATCAGTTTGAGTTGTTTTATCAATTAATTGAACCGTTAGTTAAATCAGAGACGGGTATACACATGGAAATCTTGCTGCGGATGGTTCGCAGCGATGGCCAATATATATCACCAGGGGTGTTTTTGCCTGCTGCTGAGCGTTATAACCTAGCGCCTCGAGTCGACCGTTGGGTGATAGATAATTTATTGAACTGGGGCGGAAATAATTTAGCCACATGGGAGCAGCTTTCTATGGTGTCAGTGAATTTGTCGGCGATGTCGCTGGCGGATAAAAAATTCATGAATTGGCTCGAAATGCGCTTAATGGTTGAACCTGAGCTGGTCAGTAAATTATGTTTTGAAATTACTGAAACCGCAGCTGTAAGCCAGTTAGATCAAGCCACCGGATTAATTGATTTATTACGACCTTTTGGTTGCAAGATAGCCTTAGATGATTTTGGTTCAGGTTTTTCGAGCTTTGCTTATTTGAAATGTCTTGATGTGGATTATGTTAAAATTGATGGCCAATTCGTGGTGAATTTATGCGAAAACCGCAGTGACAAAGCGATCGTTTCAGCTATTTGTCAGCTTGGCAAAGATATGGATTTTGAAGTTATTGCCGAATTTGTTGAAAACACAGAAATAGGGCTATACCTCAAAAATATTGGCGTCGATTATGCTCAAGGTTACGCCATTAATAAACCGACTCGATTAGCCCAATTACAACACGGTTTACGGACTCCTTGGTTAATATAAGTGTTGTGGTTTGCCGTGAACCGCTGAGTGACGTTAATTAATTTGCGGGTGAAATCGTCAATTAATGACAGATTAGTTCAAATGTGGGTAAAATGCCTGCCAGAGAATCGCCGTAAAAGTTAACCCCCTTGACCTCAAAACAAGCATTACTGCACCCCAAACCATTGGCCTCCACGACACTGCCTATTCAAGCCGTCCTTGAGCCGTTGCGAGTGCAGTTTGCTACTCACTCACAAATTATTCTCGAGGCGCCTACGGGGGCAGGCAAGTCAACCGCATTACCATTAGCCATGTTAGCTTGGCCTGAAATTCGCGGCAAAATTCTCATGTTAGAACCACGCCGAGTTGCTGCCCGAAATGTCGCCAAATTTATTGCTCAACAATTGGGGCAAGCCGTTGGACAAGCGGTGGGGTATCGTGTCCGCGGTGAATCAAAAGTCAGTTCACATACTCGATTAGAAATAGTCACTGAAGGTATTCTGACCCGAATGATCCAACATGATCCTGAGCTTAGCGGGATTGATGTGATTATTTTCGACGAAATTCATGAACGACACCTTGCTACTGATTTAGGCTTAGCGTTAGCATTAGAAGTGCAGCAATCATTACGTGACGATTTACACATTATCGCCATGTCAGCCACCTTGTCTGGTTTACCTTTAGACACGTTAATGCCCAACGCCGCGCAGATCCACAGCGATGGTCGCAGTTTTGCGGTTGAGATAGCGTATCAACCTTGCCCGAGCCAACAATTGTGGCTTACGCATATGTCTCGGGTCATTATCAATACTATTGAGTCGACTCAGTTAGCGGCCTATCAACAAGGCAGTATATTAGCCTTTTTGCCCGGTAAAGGTGAAATCCGTAAACTTGCAGGGTTATTGCGCCAACGCTTAGATGGGTCATGGCTTATCTGTCCTATGTACGGCGATTTGTCTTCTGCCGAGCAAGATCAAGCCATTCGTGCAGCAGAACCCGGTAAACGTAAAATCGTCCTCGCCACCAATGTGGCTGAGTCGAGCTTAACTATCGAAGGGATCACCCTTGTTATTGACAGTGGCTATCGACGTGAAGCCAGTTTTAACCCTAAAACCGGCGTGACACGCTTAGGGCTCAGGCGCATTAGCCAAGCCTCTGCTATTCAGCGTAGTGGGCGTGCAGGGCGTTTAGCTGTGGGGTATTGTGTGCGTTTATGGAGCCAAGAAGAACAAGGGCGAA from Shewanella psychromarinicola includes the following:
- the panB gene encoding 3-methyl-2-oxobutanoate hydroxymethyltransferase, which gives rise to MSKVTSSTLIKFKQEGKKFTALTAYDASFAGAFDSEGVDVLLVGDSLGMVLQGHNDTLPVTIADIAYHTACVKRGVSRALLIADMPFMSYSTPEQTMTNATTLMQAGASMVKLEGGHWLLESVKMLTERGIPVCAHLGLTPQSVHVFGGFKVQGRDVDSAQRILDEAKAIQAAGAQLLVVECIPASLAKAITEALTIPVIGIGAGADTDGQILVMHDVLGISSGYIPRFSKNYLKQTGEIRTAIKAYIDEVANGTFPAEEHTFNS
- the thpR gene encoding RNA 2',3'-cyclic phosphodiesterase — its product is MQTTSSRRLFVGFSLKKSQIEQISTLQHRVKLFLNNDAKTINNTNLHMTLGFLGPVDPTRYASVIDAIGLMPKSIFNQQLDTLALWQSAQLICLKGQASEPLLAMAQSLTSIAKHHNLFISQHQYTPHISLFRHVSMTDLPILGCMTNLQLTPTHLHLYQSINCSEQINYSVLKSWPLLHKK
- the gluQRS gene encoding tRNA glutamyl-Q(34) synthetase GluQRS, whose amino-acid sequence is MSITSYVGRFAPSPSGPLHFGSLTAALGSYLRAHSLQGQWLVRIEDIDPPREVQGASDNILRTLDAYGLHWHGTALFQHQRHQAYQDKIDQLIASDDAYYCQCTRKMIQANGGVYDGHCGRLQPKLTQGAIRIRNYAKIDRFIDQLQGHVLVDNTFAEEDFMIKRSDGLFAYQLAVVLDDAYQGITEVVRGCDLLEASCRQISLFTQLNATPPDWLHLPLVCAQKGVKLSKQNHAPAIDIIRPQASINAALAFLGQQMVDVDSVEVMLKQAIEQFDLSTIPAQKEIVLTTTNN
- the dksA gene encoding RNA polymerase-binding protein DksA, yielding MPEGTKKLGVLAIAGVDPYQESAGEEYMNIKQRGHFTLILDAWRNQLREEVDRTLTHMQDEAANFPDPVDRAAQEEEFSLELRARDRERKLIKKIEKTLRLIKEDDFGFCYSCGVEIGIRRLEARPTADQCIDCKTLAEIREKQMAG
- the sfsA gene encoding DNA/RNA nuclease SfsA codes for the protein MKFTPELESGVLIKRYKRFLADIMLPNGQAITIYCPNTGSMKNCLFPGEKVWFSTSDNPKRKYAHTWEIMQTDQQQLIGINTNRANALAEEAIHKQVITELQGYDKLKREVKYGNENSRIDILLTSQNRPECYIEVKSCTLLEGQEGYFPDAVTTRGQKHLRELSHMVALGHRAILLFVVQHSGITSVRPARHIDPQYADLLQQAVSNGVEVLAYKTQCSSQGSLITTPCKVMV
- the panC gene encoding pantoate--beta-alanine ligase, with the protein product MITTSAISTIREHVNAWRRKGETVAFVPTMGNLHRGHIALVDEAKKRADHVVVSIFVNPMQFSANEDLDNYPRTLAQDSELLMVAGTEILFTPTPEIMYPKGLAQQTFVEVPDIGDQLCGASRPGHFRGVATIVTKLFNIVQPDIALFGRKDFQQLMIIKTMVEDLSMPIDVIGVETIREKSGLAMSSRNGYLTADEKYLAARLKQVLDNIIHAIQHGEAAQQAITKAERDLISAGFTPDYLQVRNANTLHQATAADTKLIVIAAAYLGKTRLIDNVLFSRHSN
- the pcnB gene encoding polynucleotide adenylyltransferase PcnB, producing MSRDGHSISRRQISENALKVLYRLNRSGYKAYLVGGGVRDILLGLQPKDYDVVTNATPDDIKKLFRNCRLVGRRFRLAHIVFGRDVIEVATFRGHHSETNDNVSKSNAEGRLLRDNVYGEIDEDAERRDFTINALYYDISDYSIRSYGGGIDDLKARTIKLIGDPDTRYREDPVRMLRAVRFATKLDMQIDAVTAAPIKALAPLLKDIPAARMYEEVLKLFFAGKAEANYNMMQRFGLFAPLFAQVSALIEESPKGHAAKMLQAVMRNTDIRVNEDKTVTPAFFFAAILWYPVKYRADDIAIESGLTHYDAHVAAMGDVLEQQCLTISLPRRFSTPARDIWQLQLRLERSQGTRAFKLLEHPKFRAAYDLLLLRGEAEAGNTAKIAQWWTTFVEADETDRSDIAKSVKSSNSRNRNAPQRKRRRKPAAKPAEE
- the pepB gene encoding aminopeptidase PepB, with translation MDIMTVTLTTQAPAAHWGKADVTFQGAQAAIHLSGNDELRQVQMAARKVRNQGINYVQLDGDLWNLHSQWAFAQGFATAKAGYEVNWCGSDADKATLKQRAEAALFARKLINDTPEDLSPVGLATQAAAWLKHIGGDHVSFSIVEGQELLAKKWVGIHAVGRGSERPPALLELDFNPLGADAPVSVALVGKGITFDSGGYSLKSSEGMLAMKCDMGGAATVTAALGLAMKAGLNKRVKLFLCCAENLISGRAFKLGDILTYKNGTTVEIVNTDAEGRLVLADGLQAASETGAGLIIDAATLTGAAVMAVGSNYNAIFSPQTATLQLAQQRAAAVSENVWPLPLDEWHKDMCPSAYADTANSRPVKGGGAGGASNAAGFLWRFVSPQANWLHVDLAAAFESSASALWAAGATTHGVLTIAELLKD
- the folK gene encoding 2-amino-4-hydroxy-6-hydroxymethyldihydropteridine diphosphokinase, with amino-acid sequence MAVQVYVALGANLAEPIQQLNVAVTALKALAVNDTFVVSAYYRSKPMGDVVQPDYVNAVAGFHTTLLPIELLDALQDIEQHQGRVRLKRWGPRTLDLDLLLYGNQHISKPRLCVPHYGMKQRSFVLVPLADIAPSLTLPCNTSLESLISVKMRDELQKLIDLS